In one Buteo buteo chromosome 10, bButBut1.hap1.1, whole genome shotgun sequence genomic region, the following are encoded:
- the ATPAF1 gene encoding ATP synthase mitochondrial F1 complex assembly factor 1 encodes MAAPLLQACGLGAALRSRAALRPLGLLVPPSRGVTGPGSGEAALEENPFYEKYRHKIRELRRSSPDVFESRMEKRNEVKKQPVGYSSQGEFIRCMEEKAEGLGTKTSKGGFTKDKTLDSILNVEMVKEKSAEEIKQIWNQYFSAKDTVYAVIPAEKFDLIWKRAQKCPSFLYALPRKEGYEFFVGQWSGTELHFTSLINIQTQGETAPSQLVLYHYPELQKEKGIVLMTAEMDSKFLVVHEAQCLANQVQLFYATDRSETYELVETFNHRSSEFKYMSVIAELEQSGLGRELRPGQVSDKS; translated from the exons ATGGCGGCCCCGCTGCTGCAGGCCTGCGGGCTGGGGGCGGCCCTGCGGAGCCGCGCCGCTCTCCGCCCGCTGGGGCTGCTGGTCCCGCCGAGCCGGGGGGTGACGGGGCCCGGGTCGGGAGAGGCGGCTCTGGAGGAGAACCCCTTCTACGAGAAGTACCGACACAAGATCCGGGAGCTGCGGAG ATCCAGTCCAGATGTGTTTGAGTCCCgcatggaaaaaagaaatgaagtgaaaaagcAGCCTGTGGGATATTCTAGTCAAGGAGAGTTTATCAGATGCATGGAGGAAAAG GCGGAAGGCTTGGGCACAAAGACATCAAAGGGCGGATTCACAAAAGATAAG ACACTTGATTCGATTCTTAATGTTGAGATGGTGAAGGAAAAATCAGCAGAGGAGATAAAACAG ATTTGGaatcagtatttttctgcaaaagataCAGTTTATGCTGTTATTCCT GCAGAGAAGTTTGATTTAATATGGAAGAGAGCCCAGAAATGTCCATCG tttctGTATGCTTTGCCAAGAAAAGAAGGCTATGAGTTCTTTGTGGGGCAGTGGTCAGGAACAGAATTGCACTTCACTTCCCTAATAAACATTCAG ACCCAAGGTGAAACTGCTCCTAGCCAGTTGGTCTTGTACCATTATCctgagctgcagaaggaaaaagggataGTACTAATGACAGCAGAAATGGACTCCAAGTTCTTG GTGGTCCATGAAGCACAGTGCTTGGCGAACCAAGTGCAGCTTTTCTATGCAACAGATCGTTCTGAGACCTATGAATTAGTGGAGACCTTCAACCACAGATCTAGTGAATTTAAATATATGTCAGTTATAGCAGAGCTTGAGCAAAGCGGACTTGGAAGAGAACTGAGACCTGGTCAGGTTTCTGACAAGTCATAG